The Trichosurus vulpecula isolate mTriVul1 chromosome 4, mTriVul1.pri, whole genome shotgun sequence genome contains a region encoding:
- the LOC118846566 gene encoding keratin, type I cytoskeletal 24-like isoform X1, which yields MSCLSRVSSRAGGSGCARVSSGGSSFSSSSRCGIGGSSSRGFGGSSSCGLSGSFSNGFGVGFGGGFSSSSVVGGYGSGSSSGAGFGGGSSGGFYSYGGGVGGGAGGGGFGASDGGLLSGSEKQTMQNLNDRLASYLDKVRALEEANTDLEIKIKEWYDKFGPGSRDSGSGKDYSRHYSIIEDLRNQIIAATTENAGIVLQIDNARLAADDFRLKYENELYLRQSVETDTNGLRKVLDDLTMARSDLEMQIESLTEELAYLKKNHEEEMKSMQGSSGGDVTVEMNAAPGTDLTKLLNDMRAQYEELAEQNRREAEEQFNKQSASLQAQISTDAGAANSAKTEITELKRTLQGLEIELQSQLAMKSSLEGTLADTEADYVAQLSQLQMQISSLEQQICEIRGEMECQNSEYEQLLNIKTRLEMEIETYRRLLDGEGGGSHSEGSSSWKSGNRGSISGDSRCGSSSGQGKDSNKTRVTKTIVEEVVNGKVVSSQVSNVSEVKVK from the exons TGTCTCTCTAGGGTTTCTTCCCGAGCTGGAGGGAGTGGCTGTGCCAGAGTGTCCAGCGGTGGAAGTAGCTTCAGCAGTAGCAGCAGATGTGGCATAGGGGGTAGCTCTTCTCGGGGCTTTGGAGGCTCCAGCAGCTGTGGACTGAGTGGAAGCTTCAGCAATGGGTTTGGAGTGGGCTTCGGAGGTGGGTTCAGTAGCAGCTCAGTAGTGGGCGGCTATGGAAGTGGCTCAAGCTCCGGTGCTGGCTTTGGTGGTGGCTCCAGTGGAGGCTTTTATAGTTATGGTGGAGGTGTTGGTGGGGGTGCTGGTGGCGGGGGCTTTGGCGCCAGTGATGGAGGCCTTCTCTCTGGAAGTGAGAAGCAAACCATGCAGAATCTCAATGACCGTCTGGCTAGCTACCTGGACAAGGTCCGTGCTCTGGAGGAGGCCAACACGGATCTGGAGATCAAGATCAAGGAGTGGTATGATAAATTTGGACCTGGATCTAGAGATTCTGGATCTGGGAAAGACTATAGTCGCCATTATTCAATCATTGAAGATCTGAGGAATCAG ATCATTGCTGCCACTACTGAGAATGCTGGGATTGTCCTACAGATTGACAATGCCCGACTGGCTGCTGATGACTTCAGACTGAA GTATGAAAATGAACTGTATCTCAGACAAAGTGTTGAGACCGATACCAATGGCCTACGCAAGGTCCTGGATGATCTGACAATGGCGAGATCTGACCTGGAGATGCAGATTGAAAGCCTTACTGAAGAACTGGCTTACCTCAAGAAGAATCATGAGGAG GAAATGAAGAGCATGCAGGGATCGTCTGGAGGCGATGTGACAGTGGAAATGAACGCCGCCCCGGGCACTGATCTGACTAAGCTGCTGAACGACATGCGAGCGCAGTATGAAGAACTGGCCGAACAAAACCGGAGAGAAGCTGAAGAGCAGTTCAATAAGCAG AGTGCCTCGCTGCAAGCCCAGATCTCTACTGATGCTGGAGCGGCCAACTCAGCCAAGACTGAAATAACGGAGCTGAAAAGAACTCTTCAAGGCCTTGAAATTGAGCTTCAGTCCCAACTGGCTATG AAAAGCTCCCTGGAAGGCACCCTGGCAGACACTGAGGCCGACTATGTGGCCCAGCTCTCCCAGCTGCAGATGCAGATCAGCAGCCTGGAGCAACAAATTTGTGAGATCagaggagagatggagtgtcagaATTCAGAGTATGAACAGCTGTTGAATATCAAGACCCGCCTGGAGATGGAGATTGAGACTTATCGCCGCCTGCTTGATGGAGAGGGAGG TGGTTCCCATTCTGAAGGATCAAGTTCTTGGAAATCAGGGAACAGGGGCTCAATATCCGGTGACTCAAGATGTGGAAGCTCTTCAGGGCAAGGAAAAG attcAAACAAAACCAGGGTAACCAAAACTATTGTAGAGGAGGTTGTGAACGGCAAAGTTGTCTCATCTCAAGTCAGTAATGTTTCTGAGGTCAAGGTCAAATAA
- the LOC118846566 gene encoding keratin, type I cytoskeletal 24-like isoform X2, with protein MSCLSRVSSRAGGSGCARVSSGGSSFSSSSRCGIGGSSSRGFGGSSSCGLSGSFSNGFGVGFGGGFSSSSVVGGYGSGSSSGAGFGGGSSGGFYSYGGGVGGGAGGGGFGASDGGLLSGSEKQTMQNLNDRLASYLDKVRALEEANTDLEIKIKEWYDKFGPGSRDSGSGKDYSRHYSIIEDLRNQIIAATTENAGIVLQIDNARLAADDFRLKYENELYLRQSVETDTNGLRKVLDDLTMARSDLEMQIESLTEELAYLKKNHEEEMKSMQGSSGGDVTVEMNAAPGTDLTKLLNDMRAQYEELAEQNRREAEEQFNKQSASLQAQISTDAGAANSAKTEITELKRTLQGLEIELQSQLAMKSSLEGTLADTEADYVAQLSQLQMQISSLEQQICEIRGEMECQNSEYEQLLNIKTRLEMEIETYRRLLDGEGGKGKKTLNGVMKSRSQQELNNNKDSNKTRVTKTIVEEVVNGKVVSSQVSNVSEVKVK; from the exons TGTCTCTCTAGGGTTTCTTCCCGAGCTGGAGGGAGTGGCTGTGCCAGAGTGTCCAGCGGTGGAAGTAGCTTCAGCAGTAGCAGCAGATGTGGCATAGGGGGTAGCTCTTCTCGGGGCTTTGGAGGCTCCAGCAGCTGTGGACTGAGTGGAAGCTTCAGCAATGGGTTTGGAGTGGGCTTCGGAGGTGGGTTCAGTAGCAGCTCAGTAGTGGGCGGCTATGGAAGTGGCTCAAGCTCCGGTGCTGGCTTTGGTGGTGGCTCCAGTGGAGGCTTTTATAGTTATGGTGGAGGTGTTGGTGGGGGTGCTGGTGGCGGGGGCTTTGGCGCCAGTGATGGAGGCCTTCTCTCTGGAAGTGAGAAGCAAACCATGCAGAATCTCAATGACCGTCTGGCTAGCTACCTGGACAAGGTCCGTGCTCTGGAGGAGGCCAACACGGATCTGGAGATCAAGATCAAGGAGTGGTATGATAAATTTGGACCTGGATCTAGAGATTCTGGATCTGGGAAAGACTATAGTCGCCATTATTCAATCATTGAAGATCTGAGGAATCAG ATCATTGCTGCCACTACTGAGAATGCTGGGATTGTCCTACAGATTGACAATGCCCGACTGGCTGCTGATGACTTCAGACTGAA GTATGAAAATGAACTGTATCTCAGACAAAGTGTTGAGACCGATACCAATGGCCTACGCAAGGTCCTGGATGATCTGACAATGGCGAGATCTGACCTGGAGATGCAGATTGAAAGCCTTACTGAAGAACTGGCTTACCTCAAGAAGAATCATGAGGAG GAAATGAAGAGCATGCAGGGATCGTCTGGAGGCGATGTGACAGTGGAAATGAACGCCGCCCCGGGCACTGATCTGACTAAGCTGCTGAACGACATGCGAGCGCAGTATGAAGAACTGGCCGAACAAAACCGGAGAGAAGCTGAAGAGCAGTTCAATAAGCAG AGTGCCTCGCTGCAAGCCCAGATCTCTACTGATGCTGGAGCGGCCAACTCAGCCAAGACTGAAATAACGGAGCTGAAAAGAACTCTTCAAGGCCTTGAAATTGAGCTTCAGTCCCAACTGGCTATG AAAAGCTCCCTGGAAGGCACCCTGGCAGACACTGAGGCCGACTATGTGGCCCAGCTCTCCCAGCTGCAGATGCAGATCAGCAGCCTGGAGCAACAAATTTGTGAGATCagaggagagatggagtgtcagaATTCAGAGTATGAACAGCTGTTGAATATCAAGACCCGCCTGGAGATGGAGATTGAGACTTATCGCCGCCTGCTTGATGGAGAGGGAGG aaagggcaagaaaaccctaaatggggtcatgaagagtaggtcACAACaggaactgaacaacaacaa agattcAAACAAAACCAGGGTAACCAAAACTATTGTAGAGGAGGTTGTGAACGGCAAAGTTGTCTCATCTCAAGTCAGTAATGTTTCTGAGGTCAAGGTCAAATAA